From the genome of Gilliamella sp. wkB7, one region includes:
- the mrdB gene encoding peptidoglycan glycosyltransferase MrdB (rod shape-determining protein RodA) produces MSNIKKSFWQKIHIDPLFFLFITLLLGYSLYILWSATGQDIDMIEKRVIQIVLGFIVMIVFAQFSPRTYETWAPTLYVICIIILLLVDIFGYTSKGAQRWLDLGILRFQPSEIAKIAVPLMVAKFIHRDGCPPPLKTTLQTLAIIGVPTLLVAMQPDLGTAILIVMSGIFIIFLAGIDWRFILVAVVLIAAFLPIMWFFLMHDYQRLRVLMLFNPELDPSGAGYHIIQSKIAIGSGGIWGKGWLCGTQSQLEFLPERHTDFIFSVIAEEFGFVGTIVLLILFLCLIIRGLIIASQAQTTFGRILSGGLILVFFVYVFINIGMVSGILPVVGVPLPLISYGGSSLVVLMASFGIMMSIHTHRYMLSKNI; encoded by the coding sequence ATGAGTAATATCAAAAAATCTTTTTGGCAAAAGATACATATTGATCCGCTATTTTTTCTATTTATTACCTTATTACTTGGCTACAGCCTCTATATTCTTTGGAGTGCAACTGGCCAAGATATCGATATGATTGAAAAACGCGTCATTCAAATCGTATTAGGTTTTATTGTGATGATTGTCTTTGCACAGTTTTCACCTAGAACATATGAAACATGGGCGCCAACACTGTATGTAATTTGTATTATCATATTACTCTTAGTGGATATTTTTGGGTATACCAGTAAAGGGGCACAGCGTTGGTTAGATTTGGGGATTTTACGCTTTCAACCTTCAGAAATAGCCAAAATAGCCGTGCCATTAATGGTGGCAAAATTCATTCATCGTGATGGTTGTCCGCCACCACTAAAAACAACTTTACAGACATTGGCCATCATTGGTGTGCCTACCTTACTTGTAGCGATGCAACCTGACTTAGGTACGGCTATTTTAATTGTCATGTCTGGTATTTTTATTATTTTTTTAGCTGGAATTGATTGGCGATTTATTCTGGTTGCTGTTGTTTTAATTGCTGCTTTTTTACCGATTATGTGGTTTTTCTTAATGCATGACTATCAGCGACTTCGAGTTTTAATGTTATTTAATCCTGAACTCGATCCTAGTGGTGCTGGTTATCATATCATCCAGTCGAAAATAGCGATTGGGTCGGGAGGGATCTGGGGTAAAGGTTGGCTTTGTGGCACTCAATCGCAATTAGAATTTTTACCTGAAAGACATACCGATTTTATTTTTTCGGTTATTGCAGAAGAATTCGGTTTTGTTGGCACAATCGTTCTACTTATTCTATTTTTATGTTTAATTATTCGTGGATTAATTATTGCTTCACAAGCTCAAACAACCTTTGGCAGAATCTTATCGGGTGGGCTAATTTTAGTCTTTTTTGTGTATGTATTTATTAATATTGGTATGGTCAGTGGCATCTTACCAGTAGTTGGTGTACCATTACCGCTAATAAGTTATGGTGGCTCTTCTTTAGTCGTTTTAATGGCAAGTTTTGGCATTATGATGTCTATTCATACACATCGATACATGTTATCTAAAAACATTTAA
- the mrdA gene encoding penicillin-binding protein 2 encodes MSSNKKKGNIRDHSAETNLFLRRALFAFIVIILLLLVLLANLADLQIANFSYYSTKSNNNRIEIIPIAPSRGMIYDRNGTPLAINNITYQLNIIPDKVKNLNEQFNQLKAIVDLTDEDIENFQKERRNYKAHRPVPLKDNLTQQQIAHFVVDQHRFPYVSIVGIQHRYYPYGASLTHIIGYISKINSQDKQRLDEENKSSNYVATFNIGKMGIEKYYEDVLHGIPGYEKVEVNSRGRIVNQLNQHPPQAGEDIYLSINLKLQLYIEQLLAGRKAAVVAIDPNNGEILALVSSPTYDSNPFVGGISSDKYKALLNDPNKPLYNRALLGSYPPASTVKPYIAIAALSEGVVTSKSVVNDPGWWQLPGTERRYRDWLKWGHGKVDVLRAIEESVDTYFYQVAYDMGIDRLNAWMTKFGFGERTGIDISTNEESRAVMPSREWKIQRHKKSWLQGDTIPVGIGQGYWTATPIQMAKALTILINNGKTYTPHFLLYKKSDIINSNEQQPIINPEKYLENNSLSDVNSSYWALAKEGMHRVMFGSRGTARKVYADAKYQAAGKSGTAQVYGLKVDEVYNAHKVPEHLRDHALFVAYAPYDKPQIALAIVLENGGGGSSNGGAVARKILDFYLLGNNSTELDESSPNTGTED; translated from the coding sequence ATCTCAAGTAACAAAAAGAAAGGCAATATTCGTGATCACTCGGCAGAAACCAATTTGTTTTTGCGACGAGCACTGTTTGCTTTTATTGTAATTATTTTATTATTATTAGTTTTACTTGCTAACTTAGCTGATCTTCAGATTGCTAATTTTAGTTATTACAGTACTAAATCTAATAATAATCGTATTGAAATTATTCCTATTGCGCCCAGTCGTGGTATGATTTATGATCGTAATGGTACGCCATTAGCCATTAACAATATCACTTATCAACTTAATATTATTCCTGATAAAGTCAAAAACCTGAATGAACAATTTAATCAGTTAAAAGCTATTGTTGATTTAACTGATGAAGATATTGAAAATTTTCAAAAGGAACGTCGAAATTATAAAGCGCATCGCCCTGTCCCATTAAAAGATAATTTAACTCAACAACAGATAGCTCATTTTGTTGTTGACCAGCATCGCTTTCCTTATGTTTCTATTGTTGGAATACAACATCGTTATTATCCATATGGAGCATCATTAACTCATATTATTGGCTATATTTCCAAAATTAACAGCCAAGATAAACAACGTTTAGACGAGGAAAACAAAAGCAGTAATTATGTCGCTACATTTAATATCGGTAAAATGGGAATTGAAAAATATTATGAAGATGTATTACATGGCATCCCAGGTTATGAAAAAGTAGAAGTTAATAGTCGAGGACGAATTGTAAATCAACTTAATCAACATCCACCTCAAGCTGGTGAGGATATCTATTTATCCATCAATCTTAAGTTACAACTTTATATAGAACAATTGTTAGCGGGTCGTAAAGCTGCGGTAGTCGCTATCGATCCTAACAATGGTGAAATTTTAGCCTTGGTTTCAAGTCCTACTTATGATTCTAACCCATTTGTAGGAGGGATATCGAGTGATAAATATAAAGCCTTACTTAACGATCCTAATAAGCCTCTTTATAACCGAGCGTTACTTGGTTCATACCCACCTGCTTCAACGGTCAAACCTTATATTGCGATTGCTGCTTTAAGCGAAGGTGTTGTTACATCAAAAAGCGTAGTTAACGATCCCGGATGGTGGCAACTACCAGGAACCGAGCGACGTTATCGAGATTGGTTAAAATGGGGACATGGCAAAGTTGATGTATTAAGAGCAATTGAAGAATCCGTTGATACCTATTTTTATCAGGTTGCTTATGATATGGGCATTGATCGCTTAAATGCATGGATGACTAAATTTGGCTTTGGTGAAAGAACGGGGATTGATATTTCAACCAATGAAGAGAGCCGTGCTGTTATGCCAAGCCGTGAATGGAAAATACAACGCCATAAAAAATCTTGGCTACAAGGGGATACAATTCCTGTTGGTATTGGTCAAGGTTATTGGACCGCAACCCCAATACAGATGGCAAAAGCATTAACCATATTAATCAATAATGGTAAAACTTATACCCCGCACTTTTTATTATATAAAAAGAGCGACATTATAAATTCCAATGAGCAACAACCGATAATTAATCCTGAAAAATATTTAGAAAATAATAGTTTATCTGATGTTAATTCAAGTTATTGGGCACTTGCTAAAGAAGGTATGCATCGTGTTATGTTTGGTTCGCGAGGAACGGCTCGTAAAGTTTATGCTGATGCCAAATATCAAGCCGCAGGTAAATCGGGGACCGCACAAGTTTATGGGTTAAAAGTTGATGAAGTTTACAATGCCCATAAGGTTCCTGAGCATTTACGTGATCATGCCTTGTTTGTTGCTTACGCGCCTTATGATAAACCCCAAATTGCTTTGGCTATTGTTTTAGAAAATGGTGGGGGTGGAAGCTCAAACGGCGGTGCAGTGGCACGAAAAATTTTAGATTTTTACCTTCTTGGTAATAATTCAACCGAGTTAGATGAATCATCACCAAATACAGGAACTGAAGATTAA
- the rpsB gene encoding 30S ribosomal protein S2, with amino-acid sequence MTTVSMRDMLQAGVHFGHQTRYWNPKMKPFIFGARNKVHIINLEKTVPLFNEALAELNKIAARKGKILFVGTKRAASEAIKQAAESCGQYYVNHRWLGGMLTNWKTVRQSIKRLKDLETQASDGTFDKLTKKEALMRAREMAKLENSLGGIKNMGGLPDVIFVIGADHEHIAIKEANNLGIPVIAVVDTNSDPDGVDYIVPGNDDAIRAIQLYANAVAEAVRSGREQNQSPVSEESFVEEAPAAE; translated from the coding sequence ATGACTACAGTATCAATGCGCGATATGTTACAAGCGGGTGTACACTTTGGACACCAAACTCGTTATTGGAACCCAAAAATGAAACCATTTATTTTTGGTGCTCGTAACAAAGTTCACATCATCAATCTTGAAAAAACAGTTCCTTTATTCAACGAAGCATTAGCTGAATTAAACAAGATTGCCGCTCGTAAAGGTAAAATTTTATTTGTTGGTACAAAGCGTGCAGCTAGCGAAGCGATTAAACAAGCGGCTGAAAGCTGTGGGCAATACTATGTAAATCACCGTTGGTTAGGTGGTATGTTGACTAACTGGAAAACAGTACGTCAATCAATCAAACGTCTAAAAGATTTAGAAACACAAGCTAGTGATGGTACATTTGACAAATTAACCAAAAAAGAAGCATTAATGCGTGCTCGTGAAATGGCTAAATTAGAAAATAGCTTGGGTGGAATTAAAAATATGGGTGGCTTACCCGATGTGATTTTTGTTATTGGTGCAGACCACGAACATATCGCTATCAAAGAAGCTAACAATTTAGGTATTCCAGTCATTGCTGTTGTTGATACTAACTCAGATCCTGATGGTGTTGATTACATCGTTCCTGGTAATGATGATGCGATTCGTGCAATTCAATTATATGCAAATGCAGTAGCTGAAGCAGTACGTTCTGGTCGTGAGCAAAACCAATCTCCAGTATCTGAAGAAAGCTTCGTTGAAGAAGCTCCAGCAGCTGAGTAA
- the frr gene encoding ribosome recycling factor, producing the protein MLNEILKEAQTRMEKSIDAFQTHISKVRTGRASPSLLDGIMVEYYGSPTPLRQLANVVAEDARTLAITVFDKSLTPLIEKAILTSDLGLNPASAGTVIRVPLPPLTEERRRDLTKIVRNEAEQGRVSIRNIRRDANDQIKALLKDKEISEDDERKSQDLIQKATDTAIKKLDSVLADKEKELMEF; encoded by the coding sequence ATGTTAAATGAGATTTTAAAAGAAGCGCAAACGCGCATGGAAAAAAGTATTGATGCGTTTCAAACTCATATTTCTAAAGTTAGAACAGGCCGTGCATCGCCAAGTTTATTAGATGGCATTATGGTTGAATATTATGGTAGCCCAACACCACTTCGTCAGTTAGCTAATGTGGTTGCGGAAGATGCCAGAACGTTAGCAATTACTGTTTTTGATAAATCATTAACACCTCTAATTGAGAAAGCAATTTTAACTTCAGACTTAGGACTTAATCCAGCATCAGCAGGTACGGTAATTCGTGTACCATTGCCTCCATTGACTGAAGAACGCCGTCGTGATTTAACTAAAATTGTGCGTAATGAAGCTGAACAAGGTCGTGTGTCAATTCGTAATATTCGTCGTGATGCCAATGATCAAATTAAAGCATTGTTAAAAGACAAAGAAATTTCTGAAGATGATGAACGCAAATCACAAGATTTAATTCAAAAAGCAACCGATACTGCAATTAAGAAATTAGATTCAGTACTTGCTGATAAAGAAAAAGAGCTAATGGAATTTTAA
- the deoR gene encoding DNA-binding transcriptional repressor DeoR → MQSQPQKRVNALIELLKTMDKIHLKDAAQLLAVSEMTIRRDLNHLPTSLTVLGGYIVNQARHSIATYFVSDQQDKQVKEKLHIAKLVSQLVSENDTIFFDCGTTMPFIIDAIDDQISFTAICYSFNAFLALQHKPNCKIILCGGNYHINNAIFTSINQHNQLDTICPNKAFISAAGIDFKQGVTCYNFDELSMKHKAIQKSSTNILIADHTKFNQVKPALIGDLSLFNLVITDRAPKSQYISYFKENNIGLMY, encoded by the coding sequence ATGCAATCACAACCACAAAAAAGAGTAAATGCACTTATTGAACTCTTAAAAACGATGGATAAAATTCACTTAAAAGATGCTGCACAATTACTCGCTGTATCTGAAATGACAATTCGTCGTGATCTTAATCATTTACCAACCTCATTGACGGTTCTTGGTGGTTATATTGTTAATCAAGCTCGTCATTCTATCGCCACATATTTTGTATCCGATCAGCAAGATAAACAGGTCAAAGAAAAGCTTCATATTGCAAAACTGGTGAGCCAATTAGTAAGCGAAAATGATACAATTTTTTTCGATTGTGGCACGACTATGCCATTTATCATTGATGCAATTGATGATCAAATATCGTTTACCGCCATTTGTTATTCTTTCAATGCTTTTTTAGCATTACAACATAAGCCTAACTGCAAAATTATTTTATGTGGGGGCAATTATCATATTAATAATGCCATATTTACCAGTATCAATCAGCATAACCAATTAGATACTATCTGCCCTAATAAAGCCTTTATTTCAGCTGCTGGCATTGATTTTAAACAAGGTGTTACTTGTTATAATTTTGATGAACTTAGCATGAAGCACAAAGCAATACAAAAATCTTCTACGAATATTTTGATCGCCGACCATACTAAATTTAATCAAGTTAAACCCGCTTTAATTGGCGATCTTAGTTTATTTAATTTAGTTATCACTGATAGAGCGCCAAAATCGCAATATATCTCTTATTTTAAAGAAAATAACATTGGATTAATGTATTAA
- the tsf gene encoding translation elongation factor Ts encodes MAEITASMVKELRERTGAGMMECKKALVEANGDIDLAIDNMRKSGQAKAAKKAGRVAAEGVIISKIAADKKSGVILEINCETDFVAKDAGFLEFSEKVATAALNDGLTDLAALQAKFEEERTALVAKIGENIGIRRVQEIAGDVVGSYQHGARIGVLVAANSGCDEELVKHIAMHIAASKPEYVSPSDVPADVVEHERNIQIDIAMQSGKPREIAEKMVEGRMRKFTGEVSLTGQPFVMDPSKTVGDLLAEKKATVAKFIRFEVGEGIEKVEVDFAAEVAAMSKQS; translated from the coding sequence ATGGCTGAAATTACCGCTTCTATGGTAAAAGAACTGCGCGAAAGAACTGGCGCAGGTATGATGGAATGTAAAAAAGCATTAGTTGAAGCGAATGGCGATATCGATCTTGCTATCGACAACATGCGTAAATCAGGTCAAGCAAAAGCGGCTAAAAAAGCAGGTCGTGTTGCTGCTGAAGGTGTAATTATTTCTAAAATTGCTGCTGATAAAAAATCAGGTGTAATCTTAGAAATCAACTGTGAAACTGACTTTGTTGCTAAAGACGCTGGTTTCTTAGAATTTAGTGAAAAAGTTGCTACAGCAGCATTAAATGATGGCTTAACCGATCTTGCTGCATTACAAGCAAAATTTGAAGAAGAGCGTACAGCTTTAGTTGCTAAAATCGGTGAAAACATCGGTATTCGTCGTGTTCAAGAAATTGCTGGTGACGTTGTTGGTAGTTATCAACATGGTGCCCGTATTGGCGTTTTAGTTGCTGCAAACAGTGGCTGTGATGAAGAATTAGTTAAACATATTGCTATGCACATTGCCGCAAGCAAACCAGAATATGTTAGCCCAAGCGATGTTCCTGCTGATGTGGTTGAACATGAACGTAATATCCAAATTGATATCGCTATGCAATCTGGTAAACCACGTGAAATCGCTGAAAAAATGGTTGAAGGCCGTATGCGTAAATTCACTGGTGAAGTTTCACTTACTGGTCAACCATTCGTTATGGATCCAAGCAAAACAGTTGGTGATTTATTAGCAGAGAAAAAAGCGACAGTAGCTAAATTTATCCGCTTTGAAGTGGGTGAAGGCATCGAGAAAGTCGAAGTTGATTTTGCAGCCGAAGTTGCTGCGATGTCGAAACAATCTTAA
- a CDS encoding serine hydrolase, with protein sequence MKKKFKLSFAFLALAICSTASAEMAFPIPAIPQLNAEAYILIDAKSGEILAQYNAEQQRDPASLTKMMTSYVIGQALQSGRIKNDDMVVVSKDAWATGNPVLKGSSLMFLEVGKTVSVANLNKGIIIQSGNDACIAMAEHVAGSQGAFVNLMNEYAKKIGLEHTHFETVHGLDAPGQYTTAKDMAFLGRALIRDLPNEYAIYKEKEFTYNLSKPQLNRNGLLWDTTLNVDGIKTGHTNAAGYNLVASAVDGNTRLISAVLGGRTFKGREEESKKLLVWGFRFFETANPVKADSSLVNETIWYGDQNKISLGSIDGAYVSVPKGRAADVQVQYTIDNYIYAPITKGTSVGKMQFLLDGKVINEQPLVALQDVQESGFFGTICDWIALQFNKLFS encoded by the coding sequence ATGAAAAAGAAATTTAAATTATCTTTCGCGTTTTTAGCACTCGCGATTTGTTCAACTGCGTCAGCTGAAATGGCTTTTCCTATTCCTGCTATTCCACAGTTAAATGCAGAGGCATATATTTTAATTGATGCCAAATCGGGTGAAATTTTAGCGCAATATAATGCGGAACAACAACGCGATCCAGCCAGTTTAACTAAAATGATGACCAGTTACGTTATCGGGCAAGCATTGCAATCTGGTCGTATAAAAAATGATGATATGGTTGTTGTAAGCAAAGATGCTTGGGCAACGGGAAACCCTGTACTAAAAGGGTCATCATTAATGTTTTTAGAAGTGGGGAAAACCGTTTCAGTTGCTAATCTAAATAAAGGTATTATCATTCAATCTGGTAATGATGCCTGTATTGCCATGGCCGAACATGTTGCTGGTAGCCAAGGTGCTTTTGTTAATTTAATGAATGAATATGCTAAAAAAATTGGATTAGAGCATACCCATTTTGAAACCGTACATGGGCTTGATGCGCCAGGACAATATACAACGGCCAAAGATATGGCATTTTTAGGGCGAGCGTTAATTCGCGATCTACCAAATGAATACGCTATCTATAAAGAAAAAGAATTTACTTATAATCTCTCTAAACCGCAATTAAATCGTAACGGTTTACTTTGGGATACGACATTAAATGTTGATGGAATTAAAACTGGGCATACTAATGCAGCCGGTTATAATTTAGTTGCTTCTGCTGTAGATGGAAATACCCGTTTAATCTCAGCAGTATTAGGCGGTCGCACTTTTAAAGGTCGTGAAGAAGAGAGTAAAAAATTATTAGTTTGGGGATTCCGTTTTTTCGAAACGGCCAATCCTGTTAAAGCAGATAGTTCATTAGTGAATGAAACCATTTGGTATGGTGATCAAAATAAAATTTCATTGGGATCAATTGATGGTGCTTACGTTTCTGTACCAAAAGGACGTGCTGCCGATGTACAAGTACAATATACCATTGATAATTATATTTATGCGCCAATCACTAAAGGTACCAGTGTTGGTAAAATGCAATTTTTATTAGATGGCAAGGTAATTAATGAACAACCATTAGTCGCTTTACAAGATGTACAAGAAAGCGGATTTTTTGGCACAATCTGTGATTGGATCGCTCTTCAATTCAATAAGCTATTTAGTTAA
- the pyrH gene encoding UMP kinase → MATPFYKRILLKLSGEALQGDEGFGIDPTVLDRMAQEIKELIEMNVQVAVVIGGGNLFRGAGLAKAGMNRVVGDHMGMLATVMNGLAMRDALHRIEVNARLMSAIPLNGVCDDYRWTEAISLLRHGKVVILSAGTGNPFFTTDSAACLRGIEIEADVVLKATKVDGVYSADPVKDPTATLYKTLNYEKVLDDELKVMDLAAFTLARDHNLPICVFNMNKPGALRRVILGEQEGTLINNQATVSC, encoded by the coding sequence ATGGCAACCCCTTTCTATAAACGAATTTTACTTAAACTCAGTGGTGAAGCACTACAAGGTGACGAAGGTTTTGGTATCGATCCAACCGTTCTTGATCGTATGGCACAAGAAATTAAAGAACTGATTGAAATGAATGTTCAAGTTGCTGTCGTTATCGGGGGGGGGAATCTATTCCGAGGTGCGGGTCTTGCTAAAGCAGGAATGAACCGTGTTGTTGGCGATCATATGGGAATGTTGGCAACGGTAATGAATGGTCTTGCTATGCGTGATGCGTTGCACCGAATTGAAGTTAATGCGCGTTTAATGTCAGCCATTCCTTTAAATGGTGTATGTGATGATTATCGTTGGACTGAAGCGATTAGCTTGCTTCGTCATGGTAAAGTCGTTATTCTTTCTGCTGGTACTGGTAATCCATTTTTTACAACTGATTCTGCTGCATGTTTACGTGGTATTGAAATTGAAGCTGACGTGGTTTTAAAGGCAACTAAAGTTGACGGTGTTTACTCAGCCGATCCTGTTAAAGATCCAACGGCCACATTGTATAAAACATTAAATTATGAAAAAGTGTTAGATGACGAATTAAAAGTGATGGACTTAGCTGCCTTTACCCTAGCGCGCGATCATAATTTACCTATTTGTGTATTTAATATGAACAAGCCTGGTGCATTACGTCGAGTCATTTTAGGTGAACAAGAAGGGACATTAATTAATAATCAGGCAACAGTTAGCTGTTAG
- the deoC gene encoding deoxyribose-phosphate aldolase: MSYAKYIDHTLLAMNATEDQIRKLCDEAKEYHFYSVCVNSGYVPLAASLLKGSDVKVCSVVGFPLGAMLTSAKAFETEMAVKAGAQEIDMVINVGWLKSNDWQAVKNDIEAVFNACGDVPLKVILETCLLSKDEIVKVCNICKEIGVAFVKTSTGFSVSGATVEDVKLMRETVGDKMGVKASGGIRDRATAEKMVEAGATRLGASAGIAIVSGNGTSSGNY; encoded by the coding sequence ATGAGTTATGCAAAGTATATTGATCATACTTTACTGGCGATGAATGCGACAGAAGATCAAATTCGTAAACTCTGTGATGAAGCGAAAGAATATCATTTTTATTCTGTTTGCGTTAATTCAGGCTATGTACCTTTAGCTGCAAGCTTATTAAAAGGCAGTGATGTAAAAGTGTGTTCAGTGGTTGGTTTTCCACTTGGCGCAATGTTAACTTCAGCCAAAGCGTTTGAAACTGAAATGGCGGTTAAAGCGGGCGCACAAGAAATTGATATGGTTATCAATGTTGGTTGGTTAAAAAGCAACGATTGGCAAGCCGTTAAAAATGATATTGAAGCTGTGTTTAACGCATGTGGTGATGTACCATTGAAAGTGATTTTAGAAACCTGCTTATTAAGCAAAGACGAAATTGTAAAAGTTTGCAATATCTGTAAAGAGATCGGCGTCGCTTTCGTTAAAACTTCAACAGGTTTTAGTGTGTCGGGTGCAACGGTTGAAGATGTTAAATTGATGCGTGAAACCGTCGGTGATAAAATGGGTGTTAAAGCTTCTGGCGGTATTCGCGATCGTGCAACCGCTGAAAAAATGGTTGAAGCTGGCGCAACACGATTAGGTGCAAGCGCAGGCATCGCTATCGTATCAGGTAACGGAACATCGTCAGGTAACTATTAA
- the ispC gene encoding 1-deoxy-D-xylulose-5-phosphate reductoisomerase: protein MKNITILGSTGSIGCSTLAVIRQNPNLYKAYALVGGKNVVKMTQQCQEFKPKYVAMADQYAANELKANLINLNLDIDVFSGDEAICDLAQLPEVDQVMAAIVGAAGLKPTLAAIKKGKCILLANKESLVTCGHLFMQAVKRYGAQLLPVDSEHNAIFQSLPASVQQDLGFANLADHGITKIVLTGSGGPFRDFPIDKLAFVTPEQAVAHPNWSMGKKISVDSATMMNKGLEYIEARWLFNASPEEMEIIVHPQSIIHSMVRYQDGSVIAELGVPDMCTPIAYSMSYPKRINSTVPPLDFTKIASLTFNQPDFDRYPCLKLAIDASNQGQAATTALNAANEIAVAAFLENKIGFMDIAKQVSKVLEKLTFPEPTTIEDVFAIDLWAREICSKL from the coding sequence ATGAAAAATATTACAATTTTAGGTTCAACGGGATCAATTGGTTGCAGTACCTTAGCTGTTATTCGACAAAATCCGAATTTATATAAGGCTTATGCGTTAGTCGGTGGTAAAAATGTTGTCAAAATGACACAGCAATGCCAAGAATTTAAACCAAAATATGTGGCTATGGCTGATCAATATGCCGCAAATGAACTTAAAGCCAACCTAATTAACTTAAATTTAGATATTGATGTTTTTTCTGGCGATGAAGCGATTTGTGATTTAGCTCAATTACCTGAAGTTGATCAGGTTATGGCTGCAATTGTTGGTGCTGCGGGGTTAAAACCAACGCTTGCTGCTATAAAAAAAGGTAAGTGTATTTTGTTAGCCAATAAAGAATCGTTAGTCACTTGCGGTCATTTATTTATGCAGGCTGTTAAACGTTATGGTGCTCAGTTATTACCTGTTGATAGTGAACATAATGCCATTTTTCAAAGTTTACCAGCATCAGTTCAACAAGATCTAGGTTTTGCCAATTTAGCCGATCATGGTATTACTAAAATTGTATTAACCGGTTCGGGTGGTCCATTTCGAGATTTTCCTATTGATAAGTTGGCATTTGTCACGCCAGAACAAGCGGTTGCACATCCGAATTGGTCAATGGGTAAAAAGATTTCGGTTGATTCTGCAACCATGATGAATAAAGGACTTGAATACATTGAAGCACGCTGGTTATTTAATGCAAGTCCAGAGGAAATGGAGATTATTGTTCATCCTCAATCGATTATTCATTCAATGGTTCGTTATCAAGATGGTAGTGTGATTGCTGAATTAGGTGTACCTGATATGTGTACGCCGATTGCTTATTCAATGTCTTATCCTAAACGTATTAATTCGACTGTTCCACCGCTAGATTTTACTAAAATAGCATCACTTACTTTTAATCAGCCTGATTTTGATCGCTATCCATGCTTAAAATTAGCCATTGATGCTTCTAATCAAGGTCAAGCAGCAACAACAGCATTGAATGCCGCTAATGAAATTGCCGTAGCTGCATTTTTAGAAAATAAAATCGGTTTTATGGACATTGCTAAGCAGGTATCAAAGGTTTTAGAAAAGCTTACTTTTCCAGAGCCAACAACGATTGAAGACGTATTTGCTATTGATTTGTGGGCAAGAGAAATCTGCTCAAAATTATAG